A genome region from Setaria italica strain Yugu1 chromosome III, Setaria_italica_v2.0, whole genome shotgun sequence includes the following:
- the LOC105914037 gene encoding uncharacterized protein LOC105914037 codes for MEQTARALWLTIEGLFRTNKQSWAIFLSHDFHSMTQGDSSISEYCQRMKNLADALRDIGHPIQDSQVVLNLLRGLNPRYSNTVDDIANSTTGFMSLTQAHDMLTLKELRLANEEKISNSTALLTRTSSSSLSSDCTGGCRPLSGPIQIGGSRGGGKKRWQKKGDGSFQAPSGGGNGPPWPTDMWFCFSPGVGSYGTLGHQQAGSQYPTGGGSLCASTPSLPGPPL; via the coding sequence ATGGAGCAGACTGCCCGGGCCCTCTGGCTCACTATTGAAGGCCTCTTCCGCACTAACAAGCAATCCTGggcgatcttcctcagccacgacttccactccatgacccAGGGCGACTCCTCCATCTCAGAGTACTGCCAGCGCATGAAGAACCTCGCCGACGCCCTCCGTGACATCGGTCACCCCATTCAGGATTCCCAGGTGGTCCTGAATCTCCTCCGTGGCCTCAACCCGCGCTACTCCAACACCGTCGATGATATTGCCAACTCCACCACCGGCTTCATGTCCTTAACCCAAGCGCATGACATGCTCACCTTgaaggagctccgcctcgccaatgaggagaagatctccaactccacgGCCCTCCTCACCAGAACCTCCTCATCGTCATTGTCCTCTGACTGTACGGGCGGGTGTCGCCCACTATCTGGCCCTATCCAGATTGGTGGCAGCCGTGGCGGTGGCAAGAAAAGGTGGCAGAAGAAGGGCGACGGCAGCTTCCAGGCGCCCTCTGGTGGCGGCAACGGCCCCCCATGGCCCACTGACATGTGGTTCTGCTTCAGCCCTGGGGTCGGCTCCTATGGCACTCTGGGCCACCAGCAGGCTGGCAGCCAATACCCGACGGGCGGTGGGAGCTTGTGTGCCTCTACCCCCAGCCTCCCCGGCCCTCCTCTGTAG